From the Dermacentor variabilis isolate Ectoservices chromosome 5, ASM5094787v1, whole genome shotgun sequence genome, the window atctgattatgaggcacgccaaagTGGGAAACTCCTAATTAATTTCGAACACctagggctctttaacgtgcaccccaaTGCACGCGTGGTACACGAGCTTATTTGCATTCCGCCTTCGGAATTCCGCTGCCGGAGCCGGGATCGAACGAGCTATACCTCGAGCTCAGGAGCGCAACCTACGGCGACTGATCGTATAGCACTCGGAAGTGCTGACCTTTGAATAGAGGGCTCGTGGTCTTCCGCCGTCGCGTCTACTTTCGCGAGATGAACCACTTCACCCGAACGTCGCACACTTTTGCAAATGCGTGCCCGGGACGGCCTTTCTCGACACCCTGTCAGCCCATCGTGAGGCTAACGACAAGAACTGGCAACGCACACTCCGCTTTGGATCTTTACGACGCTTGCAGGCCGATCTCGCCACACTCGAGACTGCACTCCCAGCTGACCCGTCAACACCACGACAGTGCttctcgcggctttcccgctgtATTGGAGCTCAAGGCAACATCGAGGGGGAATTCCGAGGAGCACGCCATTGTGAATTTTTTCTAGTCAACTACAGTCTGGGATGATCGAGTCTCCGCAACACCACTCCTATGGAATATCTTTATTTTCACCTCGCTGTCCCCGCCTTTCAATCCCAAGATAGCTAAGCGGATTTGTCATATAGTCGAATGACAACACGCTTTTTACCATAGCTGCCCTTCATCCCGGCAGTCCTCTGAGGATTACTACTAGCTGTATGCTGCGGCAGTGCAGTGAAACACGTCGGCACGTAAACGTGCACAAAAGGCTAATTCTTGCAACTTAGGatgtataactaaaatttgcaaTCGAGTCTGGTGAGTCGCTGAAAACAGCCGGTCCTACTAATGGAGCCTACATATCTTGGGTAATCCTGGATCTACCACTTTCGGGTCTCCCCCGTCAGCACGGGGCACGTCCCCTATAGTGTTGGCGCAGTTCTTGAGCAAAGCTGGGGCTCAGCCGCAGAAAACGTTTATGGCGTAGGCGAGCGGTTCGATTGGCTGACCGGCGTAGCATATGGCTACGCATGGGCTACGAGAGACGCTGTAGCGATCAATTTTGACCGCGTGGGGGTTTGTTTGTGCAGTAAATTCCCGGTACACAGCGTTGGTAACAGCTCTTGAAAGACGTTCATCGAAGCTGGCTTTTCCGCAGCGTGGGGAATTGTGCGAAAAAGCCTACCTCACTGGCACCATACGAGCCAATGTATCGAGGTACGGAGTACTTTCGCGCGCCGCATCCCAAACGGCGACGCGGCGAGATATCAGGGTCCCGCGCTGTGTTGCGAGACGTCGTCGAATTAACACATCGAACGCTGAACGTGGGCACGAAGCGCAGTTATGTAGTTGCCAGAAGATTATAGTGCGATCCCATTCCGCTACATGAACCGTTGGGGTCGTCGTGCCGTACGTCATCGTATTTGTTGATGGCCGGGCTACCGTTCTTACGACTCCCTTATCGGAACGTGGTCGCCGCGATTGGGTATTGAGCCTTCGACCACCGCACCAAGCCGCACAACGCCACAATCGCGAATCCTCCATGGTGACATACGTCAGCCCATTTTCCAGTGGCGCTAGGTGAGGATAGCCGAGCTGATGTCATCGCGTTCTACTTCAATATGTGTGCATCTTTGGCAGACTGAGAAATCAGACGTCTTTCATTGCTCCACATTTAAATGCACCATGCTACAAGAATGAAGGCGCAACGGAGTGTTTTTTCGTTGGCACAAGCGCATTTATAGTGCTCATTGtcaacaaaaatatatataaccACACGAAAgtgttataagaagccaacaaacactgacaccaacgacaacataggggatattacttgtgcttaaaaagtgaaataaagaaacgataaattaatggaaatgaaagtggatgaaaaaatgtgccgctggtggggaacgatcccactacCTTCACGGAGGCTGTGGGATCATTATCGTTGTAGCACCTCTCACGTTATAATGGTGGTCGCGTTATTTACGCGTAAATACGATACAGACGTAATTTCAATACTCGGATATGCGTGCGTAACATGGGACCCCTATCAGCAACATTTCGAGCAGTGAATTTCGAGCAGTGAATTTCGAGCAGAATCGAGCAGTGTGTTTTTATCCCTGGGAACTTTATTGCAGGTAGTGCAACGTGAGAGAAATGGAAAGAAACTTGGCTCTTGCGACATTGTCTGAACGCTGGCGTTGCTTGCGTCTGAAAATTGTTCTCATAATTTTTTACGCCGATACTGTGTATGGCTAGGGTGCCGTGAAATGTTCATGTGCGCGAGcacaaactatcatcatcagcaatggctcgtgccattgctagcgcgttcgtcgtcgtcgtcttctttcacagctggctccctTGCCACTCATCATGTcagcgttctcatactgcccTTCGCCCTCGTGCCTCTTCTTGCGCCTTCGTCGTCATTCTCTTCCACAGCTCGTTCCGATTCCACTCATCACGTCAGCGTTCCCATATTGCCCCACCAGCTGCGAAGGCGTTGACAGCACTCGCCCGCTGCCAGTCTGTGTggtgatttcggtctcgaattctttgcctcagtatatcgcccgcgccttcgtcgtcgtcttccacaccTGGCTGTGATGGCGCTCATctattcaaaatttaacttgctcatgtttaagtatatcctttacGTATTTCAGTGATAAGTTCTTGTTACTACTGCTATCTAGGCAAGGCTGACTATTTTATTCAACACTACTTTATTTCACCTGTGAACTGCTTATTTCTCATCTTGGATTAttactttattttccttttttgtatgAGTTATTTATTTAGTAactattttgtttcatttttaatcatattaccacccgattcgtggtcgatcccccatagtgggtttgtgctattaattgaggcttcatcatcatcatcatcataatcatcatcatcatcatcgacaccaccaccaccaccaccaatttATTAAAGGGTACTTTTATTTTCCATGATTAATAAGTGGAATGGATTTCCCGAGAACACAGCTTCAAAGACATCAAACTCGGCCTTTTACAATAAATTGTAAGAGGTGCGGTTAAAATTGGTACTGTGCATatgaaatttttttctctctatttcgTTGCTGTatatattttctctctcttttgctgtaCACAATAATGCGCTGCCCGTTCTGCTACGTCTGTCACTGTGTGCCTTCTTTTTTCGTTTGATTTTCGTTGTTGTTTGTTGTTTTAGAATTTGCTTTAAATATATACACCGGCGTAACAAGGCACTAATTCGCGTGTTGCTTTACCTCTGtagttcctatatatatatatatatatatatatacatatatatatatatatatatatatatatacatatatatatatatatatatatatatatatatatatatatatatatatatatatatatatatatatatatatatatatatgataacgGAGAAGTTGTTTTGATCGGCGCCTACTGCGCCGATTTGGGTCATTTATtgtataaaaaagaaaagttaggATCTAGTGGCTACAGAAAGCAGATTTTTCATTTAAGCCGTCAAGTTTCTAACCAAAATGGTTGGATAATGCAAacttagagagaaagagagagaaataaaataacTCCAGTAGGAAATTTTTAACTCTGTAATTCAGTAATAAATAACAATATCAGAAGTCTGTAAATCGCACTTACTACGAAATCTAAAGCAGACAAGCACCGCACGTGTAATGCGGAAGACGTGGGTTCAgtccgcacctgcggcaagacaTTTTCCgtacactttcatttccctttatcgtATTTTGTTTACATATCAGATAAAACACAATAAAATTCCCCCTTTCTTTCTCTAAGTTTGTTGCAGAGCATTATAAATATAGCATTCGCATTCAATTCGTTACACTCCCATTTCCATTTCGCTAGCACTGAATTCGATTTCCGTTTACCGAAACAGTTCTCGTCAAATCTGCTTCTCCACAATAAGATAAAGTGGGCAGAGAAGCCTGCTTCTCAAAAATGTTTTTGTTTCACAGAATATTAAACCGCATGACAACACCGGGCAGGTTCATGCGCTACTGCGGGGACAAATTGCGAGGAAAACAATCAGTCACCGTTCTCAAATCGCGCGGCCACCACGTACGTACGCAACATGGCAGAGGAAATGTCTATTATGAATACACACAAGTGAACTGCCGTTTGAAACAGCGGTGAGACAAGCGCCGGCATAAGTATTGTTTTCGAATGCTGAACCGGCGAAATACTGAAATAACGTTTCACAATAATTTCTTTTAATTGGGTGCGTCGAAAGAAGAAGCTAGTCAGTGTCATCGAAGTATGTATCAAAAAGGGCAACTCGGCCTCTGCGAAACTATATATATGCAGTTTTGCGCATGTTGCGACTGGAGTATAGGAATTTACCGCAGAACACACGTCGAAGCATAGTGTGCTCCTAATTATGGTTCTGGTAGCACAAGGGACATGAACAATCCGACAAGGAAGCCCACCGCGTGGCACACTATCCACAAGTCAGGGAGCACGAAGTAGAGAAGATCGACTTCAAGTATGGCGCCCACGAGGCTCGGCAGCGGCAAGGAGAAAATCAGCATCGGGTACTTTCTCAGCCAGCGGCCCTCACCGTAGAGCGCCTTCAGGGCGAGCAGGATCGCCGTCGGTCCTGCGAAACACTTGTGCGGCATCTCGGCCGGGGCCACACCAGCAATCTCGTCGTAGTTGGGCAGCACGTAGTGGGTCGTCAGACAGAAGGCGACATTCGTGGCGATCGCCAAAATCACGGTGTCGACCAGGAAGCGAATGCTTCCCACTTTTCGCTCCAATCGGTAGCCGAGACCGAGCAGGGTAGCCACCGTATAGGCAAGGTGCAGGTGTCCCGAGCAGCGAAACACCGGCAGGAGCAATAGATGCCACTGGCCCTTGTCGATCACGAGAGAGGACGTCCAACTAGGGCTGTCCGTAGCCTGCGGCTTCAACTCCGACGTCGGCACCAAGTCCGCGTGCATGGCCAGTGACGCGGCTGAGAGCAGGATTGCACCGTACGGCACCCGCGTCAAACGAGGACAGAAGCGTTGGATCGCGTTCCTCGGTGCTACAACCAGGACTAGCCACAGGAGGTCGAAAGTTGGTCTGATCAAGAAGACGTAAACCAGGCCCGCAAGGACCCCGCCGAAGTGGCCGACGAAGGAGCCGTTGCCCGTGATAAGCTGAAGTAGGAGGGGCTCGAACCAGACGACAAATCCTGAAGGCAGGGTGACCTGGACGCCCAAAATATTTCGACTCTGTCCCGGATACTTGGCGTTGTTGAGCACCTTGAGCGCGAAAATGACACCAGAGAAACCGATGCCACAGTGCCTGTAAAATATAGGATCGACATAAATGCCCAGCAAATAGTAGAGGCCGACGATGAGGACGCCAGTGAGTGCGGTCAGCAGGAAGATGATCCAGACGAACTGCACAGTGCCGACGATGCCTTCGAGTATCATCCCCTTCCAGATGAAGCTCACCATGTTGTAGTAGAGGTGCAGACTGTCCATGTGCTCAATCGCACCGTAGAAGATGCGCCACCATTCGCCCTTGAACAGGACGCCGTCCACACCGATGCAGACGTCGTCGACATCGGACCAGGGCAGACTAAAGAGCCGCAGATACACGCACGCTTGCAAAAAGGTGATCAAGAACGTTGCAGGTGGTATGGCATCCAGGCCGACGCTGACCAATGCGTGAAATAGAAGCAGGAACGCTCCGGACGCCTCCCTGACACGCTTCTGTTGCATCCTAGCGAGTTTGCGGGATTGCTCGAAAGATGGTGGCCACCATGCACTGTGAATTTGCTGGCGATGTTGCTGTTGATGAACAGATGGTAAATAAATGCCTGTTGTGCCTATgacgtcttcttcttcttcgtctcctTCTTCCTCCTCCCGATATGCGTTGAAATTCACGGCCGCCGCGCCACCCGTACTAGCGCTGCAAATATAGGTCCGAAGACGCCGGGGACGCtctgtgcagggtgatacggaCTAACGCGGTACTTTCTCCATGTCTATTTTCCATCTCTCGCTGTTtaggtgtatgtgtgtgtatgttgaGTCTGCAACTACCGGCGACGTTGCCAGTCCTATATGGACGATTGCGTGTGCTCGTAACGCACATAAAATATTTGGATAGACGTGGAAACTGGCGGGACATTACACTACTCTTTTACAGTGTAAGCTGTTGTGGGCCCATTACAATAGCCGCTTCGATTTTGATGACGAggccgctcgccatcaaaacgcccttgaaacgttgtgctcggatggggctctttGCGTTGTCTAACTCCAGCCGCATGGACGTTGcaacgaaatccagcccgagttcacaatcttcgTGCCGAAACGTCTTCTCGGGCGCGAACAATACATTCTGGACAAAatacagaatgatttccggcgccgggggttgttttggtctcggtgcatgacagcacgaaaaaatttcggggggggggggggctcaagccccataagcccccccccctccgccctggctacgcccctgtaatatacataagcactcaccacttctcttatcatcatcagccaTCCCAGTACTatcactccccttccctcctccccagtgcagagtagcagactcgAGCGCAGTAGCTCATGTctacctctctgtctttcctgtcgaTAAATTCTATGTATGGTATCCGTgtacgaaaaaaaattatgttctgGAATACGACAACGCAGCCTTGTCACTTCGATACTTCGAATTGTGGGTTAGGACACCGTTATCGGTTCCAAAGATACTTTAGATGCACAAAGTCCGTAGATTTTTCTGACGAGATGCTTTTTCTGTCTTCGGTCAAGGAAAACTGCCTATATCTGGCCGCAGTGATATGCAcagttgttgttgtcgtcgtcgtcgtcgcgtcgttaaaaattaaattatgggattttacgtgccaaaaccacgatctaattatgaggcatgccgtagtaggagactccgaaaatttggaccacctggagttttttaacgtgcacctaattctaagtaaacgggtattttcgcatttcgcccccatcgaaatccggccgccatggctaggattcgatcccgcgacctcgtgcttagcagccctacgccgtatccactaagcaaccacggcgggtgtcgtcgtcgtcgtcgtcgtcgtctataGAACCTGCGGCTCCTACCCACTGTGTGGGATTGGCCATGAAATGGATGaatcattttaaaaataatttcagaATTGCCAGGAACGAAGTTCTGTAGGAGGTGAAATTATCTGTTAAAATAAAAGCGAGGATTGCAGGAACAATTAATAACCGTTCGAAACGTACACAGAAAAGTAAAATAGAATATACAACTTTAACCAGGGAATTCGGTTGGTTTCCATAAGGAATTTCTTGGGCAGCGGAGCAAGCATCCCTATGGCTGAATCCCAGAGTGGAGGCCAGATACGAAAGAGTAGCAGGTACTGGTAAGTTCAGGCCAAGTGCTCGAAGACACAGCCGCGCGCTAAATTACGTGAGGTGACAACTGACGTGGCCCTGTGGCTAGCTAAGCTCGAAACCACGTAGGTTGGTACTCCTGTGAAGTATTAGAGCCCCCGCAAAACTCCAATACTCTTTTTTCTTGCCGCATTAAAGCGGCAGCAATATAGAAGAAAGCGGAGCTGCGGAGCGGAACCCTCTTTTCCAGTCCCACTCCATTGCGGAGAATGGAGTTTATGAGTGATTCCTCTTCGAACTCCTCAGAGCAGCGACAGTTGCACCATTCCCATTTCAGGAGTGACTGAATTGATCGAATCCATACCTTCAATTCCGTTAAATTAAAAACTTTCTCTTTACTTTCTAGTACTTGCCCTTGCGTGCCCATAGTAACAACAAATACATTTCAGTCTTAATAACGTAAAAAAATAATGTTCCGCATAGTATTTTCGCGAATACTATTATCGTTACTATCTGTTTTTCAAGttaagcttgtattggctcacaaatGGCGTTGTCGTGATCACacaaaaacccagttgctcccagaggaGAACAGCTGCGGGGAAGGACGGTTTGATGAGTttacagctgcgccggcgccggagcgtgagtcattactAAGGATTCCAGgcgcataggcgcgcgctcagaCCACGCGCGTAACCAATCacagccgtttcgcttccgccggcgagggaaagggcaggaaatggtatcgcgcgcgctgcgccggcttcgtttccgttcagttcaatCTCGGAAAACGTATGGGACTGCCACGGGTTGTGCGTTTCCCCGAGGAAcaggcagcgttcgacgagcttGGGCGAGAACTGACCCGTGAAAGGGTCCGCTGTTGTTGTGCCGacccagccgttagagccgcccgagcccaggcaatctgACGGCGACGAGAAGAAGATCTCGAATTGAGCAAGCTgaaggccgaagcaatccggcaccattacctgtgggttacttaactgTGAAGGTCAGCTCCACGCAGAACAAGCTTATTCTCTTACCCGCATTTTCTGGTAGGGgaagagtttctttttttcacatttactGACATATTAATGTGCACGATATTTCAGCACGCCTCTGACACCTATTACAGCATTAATATCGTTTTCTGGACCCTCGACAGTGTCCTAAAATAACAAGACACGCGTTCCAAATCGCTGTAGATTCATGCAGGGTGCACCTGTTTGCGATTTCGCTGTTTTTGGCCTTCTCCCTCTGTTGTAGGTTTAGCGTGACcttgctaaataaatatttcttcgaaTCCTTACATAAAGGTTAATGAGTTAACTAAAACTGAAGAGTTAGCTTATCTCCTTATCAATACTAAAGTAATTTCCTCTAGCTAAAACTTGCACTTCAACATTGTACTCAGGAAGGTTTCTGGGTCTTCATAAGTTTAAGATATGTGGAATATCACGTTGCTTATAGTTACCGCGATATAATTAGTCACTTATATGTGCATATTGAAAGAGTAAAATTTGAGACGTCTAATAAATTGGCTAGATATAAGACTAAGTGGCAAATTCACCGGTTATGCAGTCTCACTTAAAACCAAGATTTAGCGCTCCGAGATCTGAGACTATGTGGCCATTCCATTCATTCCAGACTCTCGGGCTTCCATTCTACTCCCACTCCAAGTGCCACACAGATGCCATCATTCCATTTCCATTATCTATCCCGCGACTGAAAACGAGGAATGATTCTGTAATCATTCCAACTCCGGATTTGCCGCTTCGCAACTCTGGAAGGAAATATCAGAACCTTGCCTAAATTGCCTTTGTGAGCTCCTTGAGTGTTTCATACATCATAGTATTATTATTTGTTTACATGtttcagctgagaagcgatctgccttctccctccctcctcctccttccctcGTTCATCTCTTTCTTCGAATCTCGCGTCTTCGATCGGGGCTTTATTTACCACCGCTTCCT encodes:
- the LOC142583611 gene encoding uncharacterized protein LOC142583611, which encodes MQQKRVREASGAFLLLFHALVSVGLDAIPPATFLITFLQACVYLRLFSLPWSDVDDVCIGVDGVLFKGEWWRIFYGAIEHMDSLHLYYNMVSFIWKGMILEGIVGTVQFVWIIFLLTALTGVLIVGLYYLLGIYVDPIFYRHCGIGFSGVIFALKVLNNAKYPGQSRNILGVQVTLPSGFVVWFEPLLLQLITGNGSFVGHFGGVLAGLVYVFLIRPTFDLLWLVLVVAPRNAIQRFCPRLTRVPYGAILLSAASLAMHADLVPTSELKPQATDSPSWTSSLVIDKGQWHLLLLPVFRCSGHLHLAYTVATLLGLGYRLERKVGSIRFLVDTVILAIATNVAFCLTTHYVLPNYDEIAGVAPAEMPHKCFAGPTAILLALKALYGEGRWLRKYPMLIFSLPLPSLVGAILEVDLLYFVLPDLWIVCHAVGFLVGLFMSLVLPEP